Genomic segment of Iocasia fonsfrigidae:
ACTAAATTCAGGATTAGTACTATATTGGAATTTACAATCTACAGTAGGGTAATTAATAATTTCTTTTAATTTTCCATTAAGTGTCATCCTATCATAAGTAACATCTGTTGGTGGTAAAGTTGCTACATCAAGAAATTTTGTTTTAAAATCAACTGATCCATTTACATATGTTGCACCATAAATTATTCCATCATTTCCATTAGAAGAAGAGTCAATTAAAGTATTTCCAGAACCTTCATCACATCTATAATGTGCAACTAAACCTTCCTCATCTTCTGATAAATATTTATTTATATTATCTTGTATTTCTAATAAAAAATAAGTACCTTTTCTTATTATAATTTCATCTAAATTACCATTTAAATAAAATTGTGAAGCAATACCACTTTTACCTAATATAAAATCGAAATTTCCTATATTTCCAGAATAAGGCATTGAAAATTTCTCATCTGCCACTATAAAATTTATAGTTGTTCCATTCCTATGTAAAATAATAGGAAGCCAAGTATCAATATATTCATTTGCGGTAACAAAACGTTCTGCCCCATTAAAAAATAATCGAATATTATTAGTTCCACTTTTTGTTATTATTGTAAACCCTTCCGAAGAATTATACCCTAAAGAAATTAATGTTTGATAAGTACTTGAATTTTTTAAATATGCCCAAAATGAAATATAAAAATCATCTGAATTAAGATTAAAATTTGATGAAATTTGAACGTAATCATCAACACCATCAAAACTAAGTGCATATGGATTATTTAAAGCCATTCCTATCACCCCCATCAAAGTAAGAGTGGAAATTAATCCACTCTTTTTTCTTTTTCTTTTGCTTTCAACTTTTCATTCATTTTTTCAGGATTAAACAAATTTCCTATATCAATTCTACTGTTTACTACTACTGTTTTTTCATCCATAATTACACCACCTGGGGAATTTCAATACGATGCTTTACGGTCAGTTCATCACTGGTAGTATTAATCGTAAATGCTTCAAAAGTCTCATCTGCTAAAGGTTCACCTTCTGTTGCTACATTATAAATTTCACTACCCGCAAAAATTTGAGGTGTGGTAACATCTGTATCTGCTCCTGATATTACGGTAGTTAATTCTAACACCTGTGCTCCAACAGCATGTGTCCAGGAAACCCTTGCATCAGCAGTAGAAAGTCTAAGTATTTCTGCATCTTCATCATCTCTCAAAGAATGATAAATCCAATTTGCCTCAATAAAATCCCTTACAGTTTGATAGCCAGCTTCTGTTATTTCAGCCATATTATAAACACTCTCCTTTTGGTTTTTTATATTTTAAATTTGCTTAAAATTTAATTCAATGTTAATTGTAAACCACCAGCAGGAATTCTATAGGTATCTCCTGCAAAAACCTCTCTTACATTAGCAGCAGGACACCAGTATAAAATATTACCTCCTGTTACTGCATCACAAACAATGGCATATTTTACGTTTGTTACAGGCATATCAACAAAATCAATACTAGTATCATTTTCAATAGTAGCCTTTCCATCTGCCTGTGTAACTCCAGTAAAAGAAATTACTTTTCTATCCCCTGAATAAGCAGTTATTTCATTTGTTAAATCACCTTCTTCCAATTCTGTATCAGTAGCAATATCATTTACTAATCCTAAATAAATTGTTATAGGTGAATTATAAGTGATTCCATTAAAGATATGATTTAATATTTTTTCTTCTAAATAATTGCTTATATTAGCCATAACTCACCTCCCTAACCATTTTCAACTGTAATTTCATATTGATCAAAAGAATCATCAGGATGAGGCTGCCACACTAATTCAACTTTATCAGCAAACCAAGTAATCCTATCCCATTCAATTACACCAGGTGAACCTGCTATAATTTCAACAGTATCTTCATCACTTAATTCAGCTTCATTTCCGCTATTATCGACAATAGACACTTTATAAGAATACTCACTACCGTATTCTACTGTAGTATCTATATAAGAATTAGTTCTATAATCAACACTATCAATTATTGTATAAGTTGATTCTTCAGCTGGTTTACGGTAAATATTATAATGACTTAAATCATATTGAGAACTCTTATTCCAGGATATTTCAACTCTACTTCCTTTTGTTGATGCCTTTAATAATAAGGCATTAACTCCTGTTACTTTATTAAGTGTTATAAAATCACTTGGTTCTCCATTATTAATACCGTTTAAAGCTGGATTACCATCAGCTGTATATTCCCAATTGCTGGCCTGTGCCTGCTCTAATTTCAATTCCATTTCCCATTTACCATTTTTAAATCCATGTTTAATTTCTTTTATAAAAAAGTCATTATCTATATCTCTATTTTTTTGATGAACATGTACTTTATCCATCAATTCTAAAAAAGGCAATGGTTTTGTTTTGATTGTTAATACTGATTTAGGAGTAG
This window contains:
- a CDS encoding phage tail fiber protein — its product is MANISNYLEEKILNHIFNGITYNSPITIYLGLVNDIATDTELEEGDLTNEITAYSGDRKVISFTGVTQADGKATIENDTSIDFVDMPVTNVKYAIVCDAVTGGNILYWCPAANVREVFAGDTYRIPAGGLQLTLN